A single region of the Chelmon rostratus isolate fCheRos1 chromosome 5, fCheRos1.pri, whole genome shotgun sequence genome encodes:
- the selenoe gene encoding selenoprotein e, translating to MWAFLVLTLALSVRASDTNNDTAAEEKLVIARGKLLAPSVVGUGIKKMPELHHFLLERWALYHNLEYDSSEEKNPRLIFYNEKDEVVKTVPVKKMKADEISSLLDSLGFYKRSRKGEEVPEEFQHFPLLTPRDEL from the exons atgtgggcCTTCTTGGTTCTAACTCTTGCCCTCAGTGTCAGGGCATCAGACACTAACAACGACACAGCGGCTGAGGAAAAGCTTGTTATAGCCAGAGGAAAGCTGCTG GCTCCCAGCGTGGTCGGATGAGGCATAAAGAAAATGCCCGAGCTCCATCATTTCCTCTTGGAGCGGTGGGCTTTGTA CCACAACTTGGAATATGATTCATCGGAGGAGAAGAATCCGCGCCTGATTTTCTATAACGAGAAGGACGAGGTTGTAAAG ACTGTTCCCGTGAAGAAAATGAAGGCAGACGAGATCAGCAGCCTGTTAGACTCGCTCGGTTTCTACAAGAGGTCCCGGAAAGGGGAAGAGGTGCCAGAGGAGTTCCAGCATTTCCCCCTGCTCACCCCCAGGGACGAGCTGTGA